Genomic DNA from Halodesulfovibrio sp. MK-HDV:
AGATCGCTCCTGTATAGCCGACGACTCCACCAGGAACCACAGCCCAGTAGATGGCGAAGATGATACATGAGATGACGCCAATAAAGATTGCCGATGGGGATTGAAGTAGAAGCAGCGAGCAGGCAATGGCACCGGTTATCGGGCCGAAGATAAGCATTTTTTTACGCCCCTGTGCCTCACAACTGGATTTGGCAACAACTTTGTCGGCGACAATACCCATTAGCGGCATGGAGAAGATACCGACGATACCAATGATGATATAAAGATTGGTTGCCTTGCCAAGGGACAGCCCAAGGTCGGAGGTCCAGTAGCTGATAACCTGAGTCCAGACTAGAAACTCGGCCAGCATGCTGGTCAGAAACATAAAGATGACGCCCCAGATGGGGTAGGTTGAGAAGGCTTCCTTTATGCTCCAAACTTTTTCTGCTTTGCCAGTCTGTTTAGGCATTTCACCGAAGGCTTGATATCCGTAATCTTCAGGATTTCCCTTCGCCAGCAAAGCTGCCACAACTAAGCAACCCAGAGTCAGAATCCCAAGTACCTGCATAGCGGCACGCCAGGCGTCACCTTCAGCTCCGACCAGTGCCTGTTTGACAAAAAGGCTCATGATGACCTGCGACATAGGGGCGCCCATGAAGGCGATGCCGAACATCTTTGCATAGTTTTTGCCGACGTACCATTTGCGGATTGAGATGGTAGATGAAACCCAAAGCATTCCGGTTGCGACCCCTGCAAGGATGCCATAGGAAGCATAATAGGCGTAAAGACTGTGAGTGAGGCTAGTGACGTAAAAACCTGATGCGCCGAGAATTGCGCCGATGAAGTAAACGGGTTTGGTGCCCCACTTATCAAGGATCATGCCGCAGAGAAAGGCGGCAATGGCATAAAACATCATCATGAAGGAATAGCCCAGAGTAATCTCGGCCTGTGACCACCCCATGTCCGCGCTCATCGGAACCTTGAGAATTGAGAAGGTAGCCCGGTAGCCAAACAGGCAAAACATTGCCAGCCAAGAGGCGGCAACAACCGACCAACCGTAACGTGATCTGTTTTTGGCCATTTCTTTCTCCTTGTAAAAGGTTAGTAAGTGTTTATTTTTCAGCTGTGTGTGATTCTTGCATATACACAATGTGTGCCAATGAAGAATATTGAAAAAGAAAAGCTTTAAAATAAGCTGGTTACAGTTCTCTTGTTGTATGGCCAAAAAAAAACACACACATGACAGGTGTAATAATCTGTGACAGGCTGTGGGGTGAGGAGGTCTGTGGGATTGAGCAAGAAAAAAAGTAATGCTAATATCTCGTAATATAAGTATAATAATGAATATAAGCGATCTATTTGGTAAGGAAGGTAGTTTGAAAAATGAAGGATTAAGGGGGGGTTTAATTGCATGTCACACGTGTGACAGCTGTCACGATAGGGAACAGGTTTATTCAACAATTTTGCTGAATTTTTCAGATTGGAGGAATATTCCGATGCTTGAAAATATTTTTGTTGGTGATGTAAAACATATGATAAATTTTCAGCGTAAGATTATCGATTTGTGTGCTGATGCCCTTATGGTTGTGGATAAGAATGGAGACATTATTTATGTAAATAAGAGCTTTAAGGAAGTTCATGAAGTGAGCGAGGAGGAAGTCCTCGGGAAACCAGTCACGAGCATCATAGATAACACTCGCTTAGATGTGGTTGCCAGCAATGGTGTCGCTGAGCATGATTGCCTTCAGGATATTAAAAGCCACTCTTATGTGGTTTCTCGTGTGCCGATCTTTGAAAATGGAAAGTGTGTCGGGGCCGTCGGGATGATTCGTTTTCGTCATATGGAGGAAATTCAGAAGCTCACCGAAAAAGTCAAAGATCTTACGTGTGAAATAGAACAGTTACGTAAGAGCAAGAAGGCGAGCGACGAAACCGAATATACGTTTAACCATATTCCAGGAATCGCTCCCGCAGCTAAGGAAGCCAAAAACAAAGCGATGTTGGCTGCCCCTCGGGAGACGACTGTATTGTTACGTGGAGAGTCTGGGGTTGGTAAGGAGGTTTATTCTCAGAGTATTCACAACTATAGCCCGCGCAGTGAAGGACCCTTTATCCATCTCAATTGCAGTGCTATTCCTGAACACCTAATAGAATCTGAGTTGTTCGGTTACGAAGAAGGGGCTTTTACCGGAGCACGCAAAGGGGGGCATCGAGGGATGTTCGAGCAGGCTGACAAGGGCACTATTTTCCTGGATGAATTTGGAGATATGCCCTTGGCGACTCAGGTTAAATTGCTAAGGGTCATTCAGGAGGGCAAAGTCAGTCGTATTGGAAGTGAAAAAATCACAAAAATTGATGTCAGAATTATCGCCGCCACCAACCAAAATCTGGAGGAGATGATTAAAGAGAAGAGCTTTCGCGAAGATCTATTCTATCGTCTTAACGTGTTCCCCATCGAGCTGCCGGCACTACGTGATGCTGTTGAGGAACTCCCGATATTAGCCAAACGTATGTGGAAGCGAATGGCTCGGAAAAACGGCATGTTCCACATGCACCTTGAAGATAGCGCCTTGGGTGCTTTGCAGCAATACTCATGGCCCGGAAACGTTCGTGAATTACAGAATTTTTTAGAGCGCTGCATGATTATGTCGTGTGAAAACGATATAACTGCAGACTTCGTCGAGAAAGCGCTGCAAAGCGGGGTAGAGGATGATCAAGACCTGCAGGCTGTTAGTTCCAAACAGCTACCTTTGGCAGAACTTATCGAAAAGACGGAGCATAGGGCTATATCTTTTGCTTTGAGCGCCTCGAATGGTAATCGCTCTGAGGCATCGCGCCAACTCGGAATAACGCGCCCATTGCTCTATAAGAAAATGGCGAGATATGGACTTAACTAGCCACTCTCGCTAGACGTAAGAAAAGGTACCAATGGTCATTCAATAATTGCGAATGGCATCTACCGATGCCTGTCTTGATTGCTGCCCGATTAACAGCAACAGAAGACCCTATATGCGTGGAGAAGGAAGTGTGGCAGGTGGCTGTTCACGCAGCGTATTAAACACGACCGGTTTGCATTTTAAAGACTCGCTGAATCGCCCCAAGTCTCAAAGGCACTCTTGAGTTATAAATTCATAACTTCAGATGGATACAATGGACGACAAGCGTTATACGGATGAATTTAAAGTTGAAGCAGTACAACAGATCGCAGAGCATGGTTACTCCGTGCATGATGTGTTGCACGGGATATGCTGAGGTAGCTACAAGTTAGGCAAGTTCTTAATAGCCTGTTTTTTGCTCCTTCACGTACAAGGAAGTAGTGAGTGGCCGTAAAGAACATATTTGCATGTCCTGCAATATCTGGCCACAGTACCTTATTAACACCTCTGGTCAGTAGCTCTGTCATAGCTAGATGGCGAATGTCATATGGTGTTATGTGACAAGGGGGGGGACTGCTCGTTTTACCGACCCTTTTCATACTTTTCAAAGGTCTTTCAATTCAATAATAAAACCCCATCTGCTGATTTGCTGACGGGATTTTAGCTTTTTCATGAAAAGCATTTGTGCAGGGCACGAATTTTTTTTTATAGGTTATGCTTACGTAGACCAGACCCCCTTTTTCTTCCAATTAACACGTTCCCGTGTGAGGCTTGTAAGTTCTGAGGGACCGACATGAATGATAAGACTTAACGCCTCAATGTAACAGGGCTGTGGATGGTCTGACTAAAACGTAAGTTATCAAGGCACAGCAGGTATGTGCATTTGAGTAATCAGCATTTTTTCAATTGCTGTGACGATATGAGCCTCTCATTGAGAGGTGTAAGTAAGGTGTAAGTAAGGTGTAAACTTCTCTGATTTTCATGTTGCTAATGTCAAACGTGTTTATTCAGAAGCCTTGCAAATAAAGGAATAAGCAACTTTTATTAGATATTGCACCTGCCTTTCACGCAGGCGACAGGGGTTCAAATCCCCTTGGGGATGCCAAGCAATTCAAGCTCTTACACGAAAGTGTAAGAG
This window encodes:
- a CDS encoding sigma-54-dependent Fis family transcriptional regulator, with amino-acid sequence MLENIFVGDVKHMINFQRKIIDLCADALMVVDKNGDIIYVNKSFKEVHEVSEEEVLGKPVTSIIDNTRLDVVASNGVAEHDCLQDIKSHSYVVSRVPIFENGKCVGAVGMIRFRHMEEIQKLTEKVKDLTCEIEQLRKSKKASDETEYTFNHIPGIAPAAKEAKNKAMLAAPRETTVLLRGESGVGKEVYSQSIHNYSPRSEGPFIHLNCSAIPEHLIESELFGYEEGAFTGARKGGHRGMFEQADKGTIFLDEFGDMPLATQVKLLRVIQEGKVSRIGSEKITKIDVRIIAATNQNLEEMIKEKSFREDLFYRLNVFPIELPALRDAVEELPILAKRMWKRMARKNGMFHMHLEDSALGALQQYSWPGNVRELQNFLERCMIMSCENDITADFVEKALQSGVEDDQDLQAVSSKQLPLAELIEKTEHRAISFALSASNGNRSEASRQLGITRPLLYKKMARYGLN
- a CDS encoding transposase, coding for MDDKRYTDEFKVEAVQQIAEHGYSVHDVLHGIC
- a CDS encoding nitrate/nitrite transporter — its product is MAKNRSRYGWSVVAASWLAMFCLFGYRATFSILKVPMSADMGWSQAEITLGYSFMMMFYAIAAFLCGMILDKWGTKPVYFIGAILGASGFYVTSLTHSLYAYYASYGILAGVATGMLWVSSTISIRKWYVGKNYAKMFGIAFMGAPMSQVIMSLFVKQALVGAEGDAWRAAMQVLGILTLGCLVVAALLAKGNPEDYGYQAFGEMPKQTGKAEKVWSIKEAFSTYPIWGVIFMFLTSMLAEFLVWTQVISYWTSDLGLSLGKATNLYIIIGIVGIFSMPLMGIVADKVVAKSSCEAQGRKKMLIFGPITGAIACSLLLLQSPSAIFIGVISCIIFAIYWAVVPGGVVGYTGAIYGRATLGKIWGLATLIVMGVGPFIGPLIGGYLKDSTGSYTYSIMFALGSFLVSVMLAASLPKAAEQKAAAMETANAEATAN